The DNA window TCCATTCGGAGTTTCAGTAGCATCCAGACAATAGGTAACCCCAGCTTTCTGGATGCGGTTGTCGCTGGAAAGTCCTACAATTTCTGTATCTTTGACATTTCTGACAACAACATGGTAGGTGTTTTTGACAGAATCATATTTCGCCTGATTCACCGCAAGGGATGTAAGCGCCAAGCTTAGAACAACACAAACAGTAAAGGCAATCGTAAGGATTGAGGCAAGATTTCTGCGCCGGTTTGCTTTCAAGCTGTTTTTAACAAGATTGTGAATGACTTTGTTATTGTTGTTTTTTGTATAGTCCATTTCATTCACCTGCTTTCGGCAATGCGCCCGTCCTCTATCCTTATGACGGTATCTGCCATTTGCGCAAGTAATTCATTATGCGTAATCATCACAATTGTCTGTCCAAACGAGAGATTAGCTTGCTTCAAGATTTCCATAACGTTCCCGCTGGACTTGCTATCAAGGTTGCCCGTCGGCTCGTCAGCTAAAAGGATAGTCGGTTTCCCCACAAGGGCACGGGCGATAGCGACACGCTGCTGCTGACCGCCTGAAAGCTGATTCGGCATATTGTAGAGCTTTTCTCTTAATCCAAGCAAGTCAACAATCCTTTCAAAATAGCTTTTATCAACCATGTCACCATCCAAATCAGACGGAAGCATGATGTTCTCATAGATGTTGAGAATCGGCACAAGATTGTAGTTCTGAAATACAAAACCGATGTTTCTACGCCTGAAAATAGTAAGCTGCTCGTCGTTCATAGACTGGATTTGTCTTTCACCAATGATTACGGTTCCCTCTGTTGGTGTGTCCAAGCCCCCAAGCATATTCAGCAGCGTAGTTTTCCCGCTGCCGCTTGTGCCGACAATAGCCGTAAAGCTACCCTTGCTGATGGACAGAGAAACACCATCCAGCGCTTTTGTCCTATTAGGCTCTTTGCCATAGTATTTTTTTAAGTTGTTGGTTTCAACAATATTCATAAAATCATCCTTTCCTCAGGAGTTTCTTTCCCTGTGATATAATGGTAACACCCAAATATCCTAACATTCTCCCAAAGGAAAAGAATATTGTTACAAATCAGGGACATTTGCCGTTTTGTCGTTTTGCAGATAAACAGATATAGTCGTTCCCTTATCCACACAGGATTGAACCGTAATATAGCCCCCCTGCCGTGAAATGATTTCCCGCGTGAGATACAGCCCAACACCTACTCCGCTGGTCTGGCGCATACGATTTTCACGATAAAACCTCTTAAAAATATCATTCAAATGTTCTGGCAATATGCCAATACCCGTATCGCTGATTTCAATACGGGTGTATAATGCCATGCGACATACGGATATGGTGATGCTACCTCCATCCGGCGTGTACTTTACAGCATTGTCCAAAATATTGAATAAGGCTTCTACTGTCCAGCGCATATCAAAGTATAGCTGCAAATCACTTTCACTGCCCGTGATTTTGATATGTTTCTTTGCCGCCGCTGGATGAATGGCTTCTACAGCATTTTGAATCAATTCCAAAACAGGAGATAGCTTCGGCTTTGGTGCAATTGTTCCGTTCTCCAAGCGTGAAATTTTCATCATAGCGTCAATCAGGAATTCCAATTTTCCGACTTGAGTTTTTAAGCCCGAAATAAAGAATTGTCGCCGCTCCCTATCCGTGCTTTCGTCATCCAATGTTTCAGCCACCATCTTGATATTGGATAAAGGAGTTTTCAACTG is part of the Proteiniborus sp. MB09-C3 genome and encodes:
- a CDS encoding ABC transporter ATP-binding protein, with translation MNIVETNNLKKYYGKEPNRTKALDGVSLSISKGSFTAIVGTSGSGKTTLLNMLGGLDTPTEGTVIIGERQIQSMNDEQLTIFRRRNIGFVFQNYNLVPILNIYENIMLPSDLDGDMVDKSYFERIVDLLGLREKLYNMPNQLSGGQQQRVAIARALVGKPTILLADEPTGNLDSKSSGNVMEILKQANLSFGQTIVMITHNELLAQMADTVIRIEDGRIAESR
- a CDS encoding HAMP domain-containing sensor histidine kinase: MNRTKLRTVDIMICAVEIAVILTLVIGVFLLSSDFVLRLLACLCSLSIALCLIAVRLVARAQFVRFTEYVCHQLDSIIEDTPADYIQLEDESLHSKIGAKLLKVREITQGAAQRSEHLKKSVQELVSDISHQLKTPLSNIKMVAETLDDESTDRERRQFFISGLKTQVGKLEFLIDAMMKISRLENGTIAPKPKLSPVLELIQNAVEAIHPAAAKKHIKITGSESDLQLYFDMRWTVEALFNILDNAVKYTPDGGSITISVCRMALYTRIEISDTGIGILPEHLNDIFKRFYRENRMRQTSGVGVGLYLTREIISRQGGYITVQSCVDKGTTISVYLQNDKTANVPDL